The genomic interval CGGCCCTTCGGGCCGATGGGAGGATTCCGGAGCCCTAGTTTTGGCGGGTTTAGAGGAGGGTTCCCAGGAGGGGGTTTTGGGGGTTTTCATGGCGGAGGTTTTGGAGGTTTTCACGGAGGGGGGTTCCATCGCTAGGTGTCTTTGGGGTGGCACTCTTCCTAGTCCCTGTTGTCTCCTCATAGAGATAGTTGGTCTGGCCAAGCGTCGAATGGCGCCGGGCCGGTAAATCAAGCGCCAGAGCGGGTCAAGCGTTTGTGTCTAGGCCGGTGGCTGGACGGGGGTCAGCATTTTGAGATACTGGGAGCTCGGTTCACTATCGCAGCTGAAAAGACTGCCGTCGGAGAGCGAATGGAACCGTCTTTGGTGATCCACAGGTCTGTGCCCTGCCGGGAGACTCAGATCTGGGTCGTTCTTCTCACTCGCTTTTGGTGCGGATCAAGGCAAAGCGTCCATCCGCGGGCTTCTTTCCTTTGGCCATGACCCACAAGAACTCCATGGCGTTTGAAGAGCCCTCTCTCCGAATACGAAGGGTAGGGTTCCATTGAAAACGCTTCCCGGCGTGCGCTTGTTCCCGGGCGGAGGTCTCCATTTTTTTGACGCTTCTGCGCTCCAGGATTTCTGCGTCTTCCGGGACTGTTTGCTCGAAAAAGCAGGTCTTACTTGCTTTTTCCCTCTGCGAACATCTTGCGCGTGTAGTCCTGTTACTGGCCAGGACGGCCCCAAAGGTTGTGTGCGGCGTTGCGGTTTTTGTTCCGGTCCAAGAGGAGGCCACAGGGGGGCGGCCTCGTGCCGTCGCCCCCCCAGAGAGGGTTGGGTCTTTCCGAAACCCCCTCGGTGCACGAGGCGGTAGGCTCGAGCCGCAACGGCAGTCATGTCACCTTTCGTTCTACCCGCAAGCAGTCGGACGAAACATGTATGGTCGTTTCTATCGCGGGGGGTTCGGGAAGAGACTCAAAGCGGCGCAAGGAGCGCATGCCCAGTCCGGAAGCGCTCGACCGCCTCCCGCGCCTCTTCTGTCCTAGAAAACCCGGAAATTAGGCGTTACCTGGGCTTTCTCAGTAGCCCACCGGCACGCGGATCGCCGGCAGCGCTGTTCGGCCGGCGTCCCAGACGATCTTCCCTGCTACGGAAAGGGTTCTCTATGGTTTTAGGAATGGGTTTATGAAAAATGCCCGGTCTTGATCGATGAGTGGGACCTGTTTCCACTTATTTCGAGGGCTTTGGCAAAAAGTATTCCCTTTGGCGTTGGCTTATAGGAAGTCCTAAGCGTTCCATCACGGCAAGAAGATCTTCCCATACTTTTCGCTTCTGCTGAATGCTGGGGTTATGAAGCAGGTAGGATGGATGGTAGGTGGGCATCACAGGAATTCCTCGAAATTCCAGAAAGCGACCCCGGAAACGAGAAATGGAGATCGGCTGCCCCGGAGGTACTTGCAGGGCCTTCTTGCCCAGAAGCCCTTCCAAAGCCACGCCTCCTAGAGCGACAATAGCCTTGGGCCGGACGATTTCGATCTGCTCGTGGAGATACGGCAGACAACGGGCCACCTCCTCTTCGGTCGGACGCCGGTTACCGAGGGTTCCCTCGGGTAGGTTGGGACGACACTTGAGTACATTGGCGATGTAGACCTGCTCTCGTTCTAGCCCCATGGCACGGATCATCTTCGTTAAAAGCTGCCCCGCTGGCCCGACAAAGGGTTGTCCCTGGCGATCTTCTTCAGCTCCCGGCGCCTCTCCAACAAAGAAAAGGGAAGCGGAGGGAGAGCCTATCCCAAAGACGGTCTGCGTCCGTGTCGCGGCTAAATGAGGACACCGGCAACACTTCGCAACGGTTTGGGCAAGTTTTTCGAGCTGTTTGCGGCGCTCGTCGACCGGCATGACTTCAGAGGAGGGTGGAGAAGTGGCCTGTGACGGGGCCGGACAACTGGGTGAACCTGGTCGATCGGCAGAAGGATGGGCAAGAAGAAATTTCTCCCAGTTCTTTTTTGCTTCCGAGGAAAGACGGAGATAAAGGCGTCCCCGTTCCCGCTCACGTAAAAGGTAGGCTTTGAGTGTAGAAAGCAATCCTACCGGACTGCGCGCAGAACTTTCAGATGACATAGGTAAACTCTACGGGAAGAGGGGATTCGATCTCAATCCATTGCCCGGTTGCAGGGTGAAAAAAACCGATTCGCAGGGCATGGAGGTACATCCGTTCCGGAAGCGATCCAAGTTTCCGATCCTTTGAGAGCTTTCCGTATAGGGGATCGCCGACAACCGGGTGGCCATGGTAGGCTAGGTGGACGCGAGCTTGATGGGTTCTACCGGTATGGAGGACCAACTCTACCAAGGCACTTTTAGTTCCTGCCATGATGGTTCGGTATTCCGTAAGGGCGACTCGTCCCCCTTGGTGGAGCACTGCCCTTTTTTTCCGGTTTACCGGGTGTCGCCCAAGTTTTTCGGCCCATGCGCCTTGGGGAGGGGAGGGGACGCCATGAACAAGGGCCCGGTAGAACTTTTTCACCCTGCGAGTCCGAAACTGTTCCCCAAGGATGGCATGGGCCTGGTCTGTTTTGGCCACCAGGAGGACGCCGCTGGTAAGCTTGTCCAAGCGATGAACGATGCCTGGCCTCGAAAGTCCGCCTAGCTGGGAAAGCGACGCGGGCCCGTATCTTGCCAAAAGCCCGTGCACGAGCGTCCCGCTCCACTGACCCGCACCTGGATGAACGACTAGCCCAGCCGGTTTATCCAGGGCGAGGATTTCGGAATCTTCGTAGAGGACTTCGAAAGGGACCGGTTCAGGCCGGGGTTGGGCGGAGGGGCTCGGCTCCTCCTCTATGACCTCGATCCGGACATAGTCGCCCGGGGCAATCCGGTAGGCGGGCTGGGCCAACTTGGCCAAGGGTCCAAGCGTAACCGCACCCTTACGAATAAGCTTTTGAACAAAAGAACGTGAACGCCCCAGGATCCGGGCAAGCGCCACATCCAGGCGCTCCCCTGCGTATTGATCTACCGGAAAAACTCTACCGGTTTGACAGGATGGGGAGCCCATGGCTAGGGGACTCCCTGGGAGAGCGGGGGGGTCGCTACGCCGGTTCTTCTTGGACTGCCTGCTCTTCTAGCGGCTCTAAATCCCCGTCGTCTCCGATCGCCTCTACCGGACAACCCTCCAAGGCCTCCCGACACTTGGCCTCCTCTTCAGGTGTGGTGGGCTGCTTGTAAACGTAGGAATGCCCTCCCTCGTCATTCCGCGTGAAATTCTCTGGGGCGGTTTCCCGGCAAAGATCGCAATCAATGCACTGGTTATCGACGTAAAATTTCCCCGGAACGTTGTCTGGATATCGATTCCTTCGATCGGCCATTTTTCCTTCAATAAGCTTTTGTGTTTTGTCTGGAAAAGCTA from Candidatus Methylacidithermus pantelleriae carries:
- a CDS encoding uracil-DNA glycosylase, producing MSSESSARSPVGLLSTLKAYLLRERERGRLYLRLSSEAKKNWEKFLLAHPSADRPGSPSCPAPSQATSPPSSEVMPVDERRKQLEKLAQTVAKCCRCPHLAATRTQTVFGIGSPSASLFFVGEAPGAEEDRQGQPFVGPAGQLLTKMIRAMGLEREQVYIANVLKCRPNLPEGTLGNRRPTEEEVARCLPYLHEQIEIVRPKAIVALGGVALEGLLGKKALQVPPGQPISISRFRGRFLEFRGIPVMPTYHPSYLLHNPSIQQKRKVWEDLLAVMERLGLPISQRQREYFLPKPSK
- a CDS encoding RluA family pseudouridine synthase, translated to MGSPSCQTGRVFPVDQYAGERLDVALARILGRSRSFVQKLIRKGAVTLGPLAKLAQPAYRIAPGDYVRIEVIEEEPSPSAQPRPEPVPFEVLYEDSEILALDKPAGLVVHPGAGQWSGTLVHGLLARYGPASLSQLGGLSRPGIVHRLDKLTSGVLLVAKTDQAHAILGEQFRTRRVKKFYRALVHGVPSPPQGAWAEKLGRHPVNRKKRAVLHQGGRVALTEYRTIMAGTKSALVELVLHTGRTHQARVHLAYHGHPVVGDPLYGKLSKDRKLGSLPERMYLHALRIGFFHPATGQWIEIESPLPVEFTYVI
- a CDS encoding ferredoxin, with translation MADRRNRYPDNVPGKFYVDNQCIDCDLCRETAPENFTRNDEGGHSYVYKQPTTPEEEAKCREALEGCPVEAIGDDGDLEPLEEQAVQEEPA